The following proteins come from a genomic window of Verrucomicrobium sp.:
- a CDS encoding SpoIIE family protein phosphatase: protein MNSFDHQLLSVLLKTTPDRVFFKDAAGNFIFANEAVVANMGFQSLSEILGKSDFDFFAHEHASVARADEERVLATNQPMVGKVEREVLRDGRTAWVSTTKVPLRDAQGRVVGICGISRDITELYNKEEKLRSYARDLAQKQVQLDQELTLAREVQQALLRGTLQGSGEWAFAHRYLPIGPVGGDFFSILPIGKHQVGLLICDVMGHGVSAALITVVQRILVDELQRFATEPGVFLREMNRRLCQIFGQASHPFYVTACYALLDAQSAKMRYALAAHPAPVHIEKKSGLVSELPAPAGPPPGALGMAMEIDYPCAEVRLEKGDRLLFYTDGLLDLDLDSGQNWDKPDLLRVVDSSLGVPESGFLDAIQEAVRSQSPRRRFLDDVCLVSVEYRDGVI from the coding sequence ATGAACTCCTTTGACCACCAGCTCCTCTCCGTCCTCCTGAAGACCACGCCGGACCGCGTTTTCTTCAAGGACGCGGCGGGGAACTTCATCTTCGCCAACGAGGCGGTGGTGGCGAACATGGGCTTCCAGAGCCTCTCGGAGATTTTGGGAAAGAGCGACTTCGACTTCTTCGCCCATGAGCACGCTTCCGTGGCCCGAGCGGACGAGGAGCGGGTCCTGGCCACCAATCAGCCCATGGTGGGCAAGGTGGAGCGGGAAGTCCTACGGGACGGGCGGACCGCCTGGGTCTCCACGACGAAGGTGCCCCTGCGCGACGCTCAGGGGCGCGTCGTGGGCATCTGCGGCATCTCCCGCGATATCACGGAGCTGTACAACAAGGAGGAGAAACTCCGCAGCTACGCCCGGGATCTGGCGCAGAAGCAGGTCCAGCTGGACCAGGAGCTGACCCTGGCCCGCGAGGTGCAGCAGGCCCTTCTGCGCGGCACCCTGCAGGGTTCGGGAGAATGGGCCTTCGCGCACCGCTACCTGCCCATCGGCCCGGTCGGGGGGGATTTCTTCTCCATTCTGCCGATCGGCAAGCATCAGGTGGGCCTCCTCATCTGCGACGTCATGGGCCACGGCGTCTCTGCCGCGCTCATCACCGTCGTGCAGCGCATTCTGGTGGACGAGCTGCAGCGCTTCGCCACGGAGCCAGGCGTCTTTCTGCGGGAGATGAACCGCCGCCTCTGCCAGATATTCGGCCAGGCCTCCCACCCCTTTTACGTCACCGCCTGCTACGCGCTCCTCGACGCGCAGTCCGCCAAGATGCGCTACGCCCTGGCCGCCCATCCGGCGCCGGTGCATATCGAGAAGAAGTCCGGCCTGGTGAGCGAGCTGCCCGCGCCCGCCGGGCCGCCGCCGGGCGCCCTGGGCATGGCGATGGAGATTGATTACCCCTGCGCGGAGGTCCGCCTGGAAAAGGGGGATCGCCTCCTCTTCTACACGGACGGCCTTTTGGATCTGGACCTCGACTCCGGGCAGAACTGGGACAAGCCCGACTTGCTCCGCGTCGTCGATTCCAGCTTGGGCGTGCCCGAGTCCGGCTTTCTGGACGCGATTCAGGAAGCCGTCCGCAGCCAATCTCCCCGCCGCCGTTTCCTGGACGACGTCTGCCTGGTCAGCGTCGAATACCGTGACGGAGTGATTTAG
- a CDS encoding ATP-binding protein: MDTALVIHPESVVRRQIQGVLEGIGLVSASARSAAAGLALARRRPPTVILCADRPGEPPQAGHNLARLFREKVERGREALILMISGQRNRWKGHEQPGVDGFLRLPLDERALATVVRAYLARRPLLLNGLATPHAARKPEDADTMARRLVSMAQKCWKNNSMGAVSRPLGEGREEKPFVHAGQVDGLAREMARFHGREADLHCHVENGFLPLEKDELASIVGELVENACRYSPPGSPIKVFAVRGEGYAELCVRDYGYGGISPSETSPQGLGLGLTLAKILVESRDGSFQIHHFPRSGTLVRIELPLRKGREA; this comes from the coding sequence ATGGATACAGCGCTTGTCATTCATCCGGAGAGTGTCGTGCGGCGGCAAATTCAAGGCGTGTTGGAGGGCATCGGCCTGGTTTCCGCCAGCGCGCGGAGCGCGGCGGCGGGATTGGCCCTGGCGCGCCGCCGGCCCCCGACGGTCATTCTTTGCGCTGACCGGCCGGGGGAGCCCCCGCAAGCCGGGCATAATCTGGCCCGGCTTTTCCGGGAAAAGGTGGAGCGGGGCCGCGAGGCGCTTATCCTGATGATTTCCGGGCAGCGGAACCGCTGGAAAGGGCATGAGCAGCCGGGCGTAGACGGATTTTTGCGCCTCCCCTTGGATGAGCGGGCGCTGGCCACGGTGGTGCGGGCCTATTTGGCGCGGCGGCCCTTGCTTCTGAACGGGCTGGCCACGCCGCACGCGGCCCGCAAGCCGGAGGATGCCGACACCATGGCCCGCCGCCTGGTGTCGATGGCCCAGAAGTGCTGGAAAAATAATTCCATGGGCGCCGTAAGCCGGCCGCTGGGGGAGGGGCGGGAGGAGAAGCCTTTTGTCCACGCGGGACAGGTGGATGGGCTGGCCCGGGAGATGGCCCGCTTTCATGGCCGGGAGGCGGACCTGCACTGCCATGTGGAAAACGGCTTTCTGCCCCTTGAAAAGGACGAACTGGCCAGCATCGTCGGGGAATTGGTGGAGAACGCCTGCCGCTACTCTCCGCCGGGAAGCCCGATTAAGGTCTTTGCCGTCCGGGGGGAAGGCTACGCGGAGCTTTGCGTGAGAGATTACGGCTACGGGGGCATATCCCCGTCTGAGACGTCCCCACAGGGCCTAGGGCTGGGGCTGACCCTGGCCAAGATCCTGGTGGAAAGCCGGGACGGGAGCTTCCAGATCCACCATTTTCCCCGCTCCGGCACCCTGGTGCGGATCGAGCTGCCCCTGCGGAAAGGCCGTGAGGCCTAG
- a CDS encoding sigma-54 dependent transcriptional regulator, whose product MPALSRILIIEDDRAVGGIYQAALLSCGHEVRWEERGDAGADAAEEEQFDAVLSDVRLPGLDGLGVLDRLHRSNPRVPVILLTGQGSAETAIEAMKRGAYDYLLKPVQIGELIEVVQKAVANSRIRSQEVRVGGRNGEGISFVGHSEAMQRVFKEIGRVAARPVTVLIRGETGTGKELAAQAIYQHGDRRDRPFVVVNCAAIPETLLESELFGHERGAFTGAQARRIGRFEQAHEGTLFLDEIGELTPGTQSKLLRALQERVIQRLGSNDSIPVDVRVLAATNLNLEQAIQERLFREDLYYRLSDATVRLPPLRERPNDISELVAHFIVHQARDLGLQQPGITPRAVEYLQKQAWPGNVRQLQSFVRQAILASRGYAISLEMVQALVGEPSLGRDHATPLRDEVARALDRAAADGKPAAYAEVMRFSEREIIMQAIARSKGNQSLAARWLGISRLTLRNKLAELGRASF is encoded by the coding sequence ATGCCTGCGCTCTCCCGCATCCTGATTATCGAGGACGACCGCGCGGTGGGGGGCATCTACCAGGCGGCTCTTCTTTCCTGCGGGCATGAGGTGCGTTGGGAGGAGCGCGGGGATGCCGGCGCCGACGCCGCGGAGGAGGAGCAGTTCGACGCCGTGCTGAGCGACGTGAGACTGCCGGGATTGGACGGCCTCGGCGTCCTGGACCGCCTCCACCGGAGCAATCCGCGCGTGCCGGTCATACTCCTGACCGGACAGGGTTCCGCAGAGACCGCCATCGAGGCGATGAAGCGCGGGGCATACGACTATCTGTTGAAGCCGGTGCAGATCGGCGAGCTCATCGAAGTGGTGCAGAAAGCCGTGGCGAACAGCCGCATCCGCAGCCAGGAGGTCCGGGTGGGCGGGCGCAACGGGGAGGGGATCTCCTTCGTCGGCCATAGCGAGGCGATGCAGCGCGTATTTAAAGAAATCGGCCGGGTGGCGGCCCGGCCCGTCACCGTCCTCATTCGGGGTGAGACGGGCACGGGAAAGGAGCTGGCCGCCCAGGCCATCTACCAGCACGGGGACCGAAGGGACCGCCCCTTCGTGGTGGTGAATTGCGCGGCCATTCCGGAGACGCTTTTGGAGAGCGAGCTTTTCGGCCATGAGAGGGGGGCCTTTACCGGCGCGCAGGCGCGCCGCATCGGGCGCTTTGAGCAGGCCCATGAGGGAACGCTTTTCCTGGATGAGATCGGGGAGCTGACGCCCGGCACCCAGTCCAAGCTCCTGCGCGCCCTCCAGGAGCGGGTGATCCAACGGCTGGGGAGCAACGATTCCATCCCTGTCGACGTCCGCGTGCTGGCCGCCACCAACCTGAATTTGGAGCAGGCCATCCAGGAACGGCTGTTCCGGGAGGATCTTTACTACCGCCTGAGCGACGCGACGGTACGCCTGCCGCCTTTGCGGGAAAGGCCGAACGATATCTCGGAGCTGGTCGCCCATTTCATCGTCCACCAGGCGCGCGATCTGGGACTCCAGCAGCCGGGCATCACGCCCCGCGCGGTGGAATACCTCCAGAAGCAGGCTTGGCCCGGCAATGTCCGGCAGCTCCAGTCCTTTGTCCGCCAGGCTATCCTGGCTTCCCGGGGCTACGCCATTTCCCTGGAGATGGTGCAGGCGCTGGTGGGGGAGCCAAGCCTGGGACGGGATCATGCCACGCCGCTGCGGGACGAGGTGGCGCGCGCTCTCGACCGGGCGGCGGCGGATGGAAAGCCCGCGGCCTACGCGGAGGTGATGCGTTTTTCGGAGCGGGAGATCATCATGCAGGCCATCGCCCGCTCCAAGGGGAACCAATCGCTGGCCGCCCGCTGGCTGGGAATCTCCCGGCTGACGCTGCGGAACAAGCTGGCCGAGCTAGGGCGCGCCTCTTTCTAA
- the mscL gene encoding large conductance mechanosensitive channel protein MscL encodes MSILNEFKQFALKGNVVDLAVGIIIGGAFGNIVNSAVNDLIMPIAGRFVGNADFHNLYVPLSAKVPFGLSLEDARKLGAVWAYGNFLTVTLNFAILAFCVFLLVKAINTARQALHVEEQAAPPPGPSPDVVLLTEIRDLLKKP; translated from the coding sequence ATGAGCATTCTGAACGAATTCAAGCAATTCGCCCTCAAGGGGAACGTCGTCGACCTGGCGGTCGGTATCATCATCGGCGGCGCGTTCGGCAACATCGTCAACTCCGCCGTCAACGACCTCATCATGCCCATCGCGGGCCGCTTCGTCGGCAACGCCGATTTTCATAACCTCTACGTCCCCCTTTCCGCCAAGGTGCCCTTCGGCCTTTCCCTGGAGGACGCGCGGAAGCTAGGCGCCGTATGGGCCTACGGCAACTTCCTGACCGTGACGCTCAACTTCGCCATCCTGGCCTTTTGCGTCTTCCTTTTGGTGAAGGCAATCAACACCGCCCGCCAAGCCCTGCACGTGGAGGAACAGGCCGCCCCCCCGCCGGGGCCGTCCCCGGACGTCGTCCTCCTCACGGAAATCCGGGATCTCTTGAAAAAGCCTTAA
- a CDS encoding glycoside hydrolase family 32 protein: MKAFLPLACWLALTATLRAEQAPPAPPMAGTPVTKEFTLEHGFLLLPVKNGGARRHVNVIVDGQPPIPLEVELAQDEPDWWGTLDLSPSVGKAARIEFQVLPGETQPKAAFQQADQPWKPKHVYHETDRPAFHFTSPTGAINDPNGLIYLDGAYHMFYQLNPLGMIGSNKSWGHATSRDLVHWENLPPALYPDPFGQIYSGSAVLDARNTSGLGKEDSPAVVLIYTAAGKPLTQQNLAYSLDGAKTFVKYEGNPVVPQIRGGNRDPRVIWYEPGKHWVMALFIGMPPQPGAAPGQEKTIHFLTSPDLKTWKDASTLPGYYECPDIISLPLNGDAQNIRWVATQGDGRYQVGTFDGETFRPETPILPSHETDGYYASQTFNNLPATESRCLQIQWLRGPRNPKDSFSQMMSVPLSLSLRATPEGPRLSSLPVKEIDVLRGAPSLSLTTAALGTANPLAAVSGPYDIELDVVPEGAGVTLAIGPTQFHYDPAKQEMSCITKAKTVTARLPLENGHLKCRVLVDQGSIELFARDGLSVWPCRSYLPASRGFSLTGEGQIASLTAYPMRSMWGEAPPRAD; this comes from the coding sequence TTGAAAGCGTTCCTTCCCCTGGCCTGCTGGCTGGCGCTGACGGCAACGCTCCGCGCCGAACAGGCTCCCCCCGCCCCCCCGATGGCGGGCACGCCCGTCACCAAGGAATTCACCCTGGAACACGGCTTCCTCCTTCTGCCGGTAAAGAACGGCGGCGCGCGGCGGCATGTGAACGTTATCGTCGACGGCCAGCCGCCGATTCCCCTGGAGGTCGAGCTGGCACAGGACGAGCCCGATTGGTGGGGCACCCTTGACCTCTCTCCCAGCGTCGGGAAAGCGGCCCGCATCGAGTTCCAAGTCCTTCCCGGGGAAACTCAGCCGAAGGCCGCCTTTCAACAGGCCGACCAGCCGTGGAAGCCGAAGCACGTCTATCACGAGACCGATCGCCCCGCCTTTCACTTCACCTCCCCCACCGGCGCGATCAACGACCCGAACGGCCTCATCTACCTGGACGGGGCCTACCACATGTTCTACCAGCTCAACCCGCTGGGCATGATCGGTTCCAACAAATCGTGGGGCCACGCCACCAGCCGGGATCTGGTTCATTGGGAAAACCTGCCCCCCGCCCTCTATCCCGATCCCTTCGGCCAAATCTACAGCGGCAGCGCGGTCCTGGACGCCCGGAACACCAGCGGCCTGGGGAAGGAAGACTCCCCCGCCGTGGTCCTCATCTACACCGCGGCCGGAAAGCCCCTGACACAGCAGAACCTGGCCTACTCCCTCGACGGGGCGAAAACCTTCGTCAAATACGAGGGCAATCCCGTGGTCCCGCAGATCCGCGGCGGCAATCGCGATCCGCGCGTGATCTGGTATGAGCCGGGGAAGCATTGGGTGATGGCCCTCTTCATCGGCATGCCGCCCCAGCCCGGCGCCGCTCCCGGCCAGGAAAAGACAATCCATTTCCTGACCTCCCCCGACCTGAAAACCTGGAAGGACGCCTCCACCCTGCCCGGCTACTATGAGTGCCCGGACATCATCTCCCTGCCCCTGAACGGGGACGCGCAGAATATCCGCTGGGTGGCCACCCAAGGCGACGGCCGTTACCAGGTAGGCACCTTCGACGGGGAAACCTTCCGCCCGGAAACCCCCATCCTTCCCAGCCACGAGACCGACGGCTACTACGCCAGCCAAACCTTCAACAACCTGCCCGCCACGGAATCCCGCTGCCTTCAGATCCAGTGGCTGCGCGGCCCCCGCAATCCGAAGGACTCCTTCAGCCAGATGATGAGCGTCCCCTTGAGCCTCTCCCTCCGCGCCACGCCGGAAGGACCCCGGCTTTCCAGCCTGCCGGTGAAGGAAATCGACGTCCTGCGCGGCGCTCCCTCCCTTTCCCTCACCACCGCCGCGCTGGGGACCGCCAATCCGCTGGCCGCCGTCAGCGGCCCTTATGACATCGAGCTGGACGTGGTGCCGGAAGGGGCCGGCGTGACCCTGGCCATCGGGCCGACGCAGTTCCACTACGATCCGGCCAAACAGGAAATGTCCTGCATCACAAAGGCCAAGACCGTCACCGCCAGGCTTCCCCTGGAAAACGGCCACCTGAAATGCCGCGTCCTGGTCGACCAAGGCTCCATCGAACTCTTCGCGCGGGATGGCCTCTCCGTCTGGCCCTGCCGCAGCTACCTCCCCGCCTCCAGAGGCTTCTCCCTGACGGGAGAAGGGCAGATCGCCTCCCTGACCGCCTACCCCATGCGCTCCATGTGGGGAGAGGCTCCCCCCCGCGCCGACTAA